In the Oryza glaberrima chromosome 6, OglaRS2, whole genome shotgun sequence genome, one interval contains:
- the LOC127775407 gene encoding zinc transporter 10: MAFFEKMESSSYIPFIRQIAASVSAASCDAVVGGGGDKDEECRDEAAALRLKMVAVAAILIAGAAGVAIPLVGRRRRGGGGGGGGGASSGGLFVLAKAFAAGVILATGFVHMLHDAEHALSNPCLPHSPWRRFPFPGFVAMLAALATLVVDFVGTHFYERKHRQEEAAAAAEEAAAALLEDGGALPVGDGEGRDGRGGKRDAMHIVGIHAHAAAHRHSHAYVHGACHGGAVNDAHAHGHGHGHEEGPSARHVVVSQILELGIVSHSVIIGLSLGVSQSPCTIKPLVAALSFHQFFEGFALGGCISEAQLKNFSAFLMAFFFAITTPAGITVGAAVASFYNPNSPRALVVEGILDSMSAGILIYMALVDLIAADFLSRKMSCNPRLQVGSYIALFLGAMAMAALALWA; the protein is encoded by the exons ATGGCGTTCTTCGAG AAAATGGAGTCGTCGTCGTACATCCCCTTCATCCGCCAAATCGCAG CGTCGGTGTCGGCGGCGAGCTGCGacgcggtggtgggcggcggcggtgacaagGACGAGGAGTGCCGCGACGAGGCGGCAGCTCTGCGGCTCAAGATGGTGGCCGTCGCGGCCATCCTcatcgccggcgcggccggggtCGCCATCCCGCTCgtcggccggaggcggcggggcggtggcggtggcggtggcgggggcgcgTCCTCCGGCGGGCTCTTCGTGCTCGCCAAGGCGTTCGCGGCGGGGGTGATCCTGGCTACGGGGTTCGTCCACATGCTGCACGACGCGGAGCACGCGCTCTCCAACCCCTGCCTCCCGCACTCCCCCTGGCGGCGCTTCCCCTTCCCGGGGTTCGTCGCCatgctcgccgcgctcgccaccCTCGTCGTCGACTTCGTCGGCACCCACTTCTACGAGCGGAAGCACCGccaggaggaggccgccgcggccgccgaagaggcggccgccgcgctgctcgaggacggcggcgcgctgCCGGTCGGGGACGGCGAAGGACGGGATGGACGAGGCGGGAAGCGGGACGCCATGCACATCGTCGGGATACACGCCCACGCGGCCGCTCACCGGCACAGCCATGCGTACGTCCACGGCGCGTGCCATGGGGGAGCTGTGAATGACGCCCACGCGCACGGCCATGGCCACGGGCACGAGGAGGGCCCCTCCGCTCGCCATGTGGTTGTCTCGCAG ATTCTGGAGCTGGGAATTGTATCTCACTCGGTCATCATTGGCCTATCGTTGGGCGTCTCTCAGAGCCCGTGTACAATCAAACCTCTGGTTGCTGCCCTCTCATTCCACCAGTTCTTCGAGGGTTTTGCGTTGGGCGGCTGCATTTCTGAG GCTCAGTTAAAGAACTTCTCTGCTTTCCTGATGGCTTTCTTCTTTGCTATCACAACACCTGCTGGGATCACTGTGGGGGCGGCGGTTGCATCATTTTACAACCCCAACAGCCCCAGAGCGTTGGTGGTGGAGGGAATTCTGGACTCGATGTCGGCTGGTATACTGATCTATATGGCATTAGTGGATCTTATTGCTGCTGATTTTCTTAGCCGGAAGATGAGCTGCAACCCAAGGCTTCAAGTGGGCTCGTATATAGCTCTGTTTCTTGGGGCCATGGCCATGGCAGCCCTGGCATTATGGGCTTAG
- the LOC127776535 gene encoding probable phospholipid-transporting ATPase 4 produces MGRSGGRRRDRLRWSKLYTFACFRSSHSNNEAVGGGPAAAGGSAVGGPGFTRVVHCNNSAVHRRKPLKYPTNYISTTKYNILTFLPKAIFEQFRRVANLYFLLTAILSLTPVCPFSAVSMIAPLAFVVGLSMIKEGVEDWRRFMQDMKVNNRKVAVHKGEGEFEYRHWEDLAVGDVVKVEKDHFFPADLLLLSSSYEDGICYVETMNLDGETNLKVKRSLEVTLPLEEDESFKDFQGLIRCEDPNPSLYTFIGNLEYERQIYAIDPFQILLRDSKLRNTSFIYGVVIFTGHDSKVMQNSTESPSKRSTIEKKMDLIIYILFTVLVLISLISSIGFAVRIKYDLPNWWYLQPEKSNKLDDPTRPALSGIFHLITALILYGYLIPISLYVSIELVKVLQAHFINQDLHMFDEDTGNTAQARTSNLNEELGQVHTILSDKTGTLTCNQMDFLKCSIAGVSYGVGSSEVELAAAKQMASGDDGQDIHVQDVWENNEDEIQLVEGVTFSVGRTRKSSIKGFSFEDDRLMQGNWTKEPNSSTILMFFRILAVCHTAIPEVNEATGALTYEAESPDEGAFLVAAREFGFEFFKRTQSSVFVREKFSSSNGPVEREFKILNLLEFNSKRKRMSVILKDEDGQILLFCKGADSIIFDRLAKNGRMIEADTSKHLNDYGEAGLRTLALSYRVLDESEYSSWNAEFLKAKTSIGPDRELQLERVSELIERDLILVGATAVEDKLQSGVPQCIDRLAQAGLKIWVLTGDKMETAINIGYACSLLRQGMRRICLSIPTDDQVAQDANKAAKESLMSQIANGSQMVKLEKDPDAAFALVIDGKALTFALEDDMKHMFLNLAIECASVICCRVSPKQKALVTRLVKEGIGKTTLAIGDGANDVGMIQEADIGVGISGVEGMQAVMASDFSISQFRFLERLLVVHGHWCYKRIAQMICYFFYKNIAFGLTIFYFEAFAGFSGQSVYDDWFMLLFNVVLTSLPVISLGVFEQDVSSEICLQFPALYQQGPRNLFFDWYRILGWMANGLYSSLAIFFLNICIFYDQAIRSGGQTADMAAVGTTMFTCIIWAVNMQIALTMSHFTWIQHLFVWGSVGTWYLFIIIYGSALRSRDNYQILLEVLGPAPLYWAATLLVTAACNMPYLIHISYQRLCNPLDHHVIQEIKYLKKDVEDQTMWKRERSKARQRTKIGFTARVDAKIKQIRGKLHKKAPSLTIHTVS; encoded by the exons ATGGGCCgttccggcgggcggcggcgcgaccgcCTGCGATGGAGCAAGCTCTACACCTTCGCCTGCTTCCGCTCCTCCCACAGCAACAAcgaggccgtcggcggcgggcccgccgccgcgggcggcagCGCCGTCGGCGGCCCGGGGTTCACGCGCGTCGTCCACTGCAACAACTCCGCCGTGCACCGCCGGAAGCCGCTCAAGTACCCGACCAACTACATCTCCACGACCAAGTACAACATCCTCACCTTCCTCCCCAAGGCCATCTTCGAGCAGTTCCGCCGCGTCGCCAACCTCTACTTCCTCCTCACCGCCATCCTCTCGCTCACCCCGGTGTGCCCCTTCTCCGCCGTCAGCATGATCGCGCCGCTGGCTTTCGTTGTTGGCCTTAGTATGATCAAGGAAGGGGTCGAGGACTGGCGGCGATTCATGCAGGACATGAAAGTGAACAACCGCAAGGTTGCCGTCCACAAGGGCGAAGGCGAATTCGAGTACCGGCACTGGGAGGACCTTGCTGTTGGTGATGTGGTCAAGGTTGAGAAGGACCACTTCTTCCCTGCTGATTTACTACTGTTGTCCTCGAGCTATGAGGATGGCATTTGCTACGTCGAGACAATGAACCTTGATGGTGAAACGAACCTCAAGGTAAAGAGGTCACTTGAGGTTACGCTGCCATTGGAAGAGGACGAGTCATTTAAGGATTTCCAAGGATTGATAAGGTGTGAGGACCCAAACCCAAGCTTGTACACCTTCATTGGTAACCTTGAGTATGAGAGGCAGATTTATGCCATCGATCCGTTTCAGATACTTCTCAGGGACTCAAAGCTGAGGAATACATCCTTTATCTATGGAGTGGTCATTTTTACTGGGCATGACAGCAAGGTTATGCAGAACTCAACTGAGTCGCCATCCAAGAGGAGCACGATTGAAAAGAAGATGGACttgatcatatatattttgttcacTGTACTGGTTCTTATATCACTCATTAGTTCGATTGGATTTGCTGTGAGGATCAAGTATGATTTGCCCAACTGGTGGTACTTGCAGCCAGAGAAGTCCAATAAATTGGATGATCCAACACGTCCTGCTCTTTCTGGGATATTCCATCTCATTACAGCACTCATTCTTTATGGGTATTTGATTCCTATCTCACTGTATGTGTCAATTGAACTTGTGAAGGTATTGCAAGCACATTTCATAAATCAGGACCTTCATATGTTTGATGAGGATACAGGCAATACTGCTCAGGCCCGAACATCAAACTTGAATGAGGAGCTTGGCCAGGTTCATACAATTTTGTCAGATAAGACTGGCACTTTGACCTGTAATCAGATGGATTTCTTGAAATGTTCGATTGCCGGGGTTTCATATGGTGTGGGTTCAAGTGAAGTTGAACTTGCTGCTGCAAAACAGATGGCGTCAGGCGATGATGGCCAAGATATTCATGTACAAGATGTATGGGAGAATAATGAGGATGAAATACAGCTAGTAGAAGGAGTGACTTTCAGTGTTGGAAGGACCCGAAAGTCCTCAATAAAAGGTTTTAGTTTTGAGGATGACCGCCTTATGCAAGGGAACTGGACTAAGGAGCCAAATTCTTCTACTATTCTTATGTTCTTCAGAATACTTGCTGTTTGTCACACTGCAATTCCTGAGGTGAATGAGGCAACTGGTGCTCTTACCTATGAAGCAGAATCACCTGATGAAGGGGCTTTCCTTGTGGCAGCCAGAGAATTTGGATTTGAATTTTTCAAGAGAACACAATCAAGTGTCTTTGTCAGGGAGAAATTCAGCTCTTCCAATGGCCCAGTTGAGAG GGAGTTCAAGATTCTCAATCTATTGGAGTTcaacagcaaaagaaaaagaatgtcAGTAATTCTGAAGGATGAAGATGGGCAAATTCTTCTTTTTTGCAAAGGAGCAGATAG CATCATATTTGATAGACTGGCAAAAAATGGAAGGATGATTGAAGCTGATACGAGCAAGCATCTCAATGATTATGGTGAGGCAGGTTTGCGGACACTGGCTCTATCATACAGAGTGCTCGATGAATCAGAATATTCCTCTTGGAATGCTGAGTTTCTTAAAGCAAAGACCTCTATTGGACCTGACAGAGAATTGCAACTTGAGCGAGTCTCAGAATTGATTGAAAGAGACCTGATCCTTGTTGGTGCAACTGCAGTAGAGGACAAACTGCAAAGTGGG GTTCCTCAGTGCATAGATCGTTTGGCACAAGCAGGTCTCAAAATCTGGGTTCTGACAGGTGATAAGATGGAAACTGCAATCAACATTGG ATACGCATGCAGTTTACTGAGGCAAGGCATGAGAAGGATATGTTTGTCAATACCCACTGATGACCAAGTAGCCCAGGATGCAAATAAG GCTGCAAAGGAGAGTCTCATGTCGCAAATCGCAAATGGTTCACAAATGGTCAAGCTAGAGAAGGATCCTGATGCAGCATTTGCTCTAGTTATAGATGGAAAAGCGCTTACATTTGCTTTGGAAGATGACATGAAGCATATGTTCCTGAATCTTGCAATAGAGTGCGCTTCTGTCATATGTTGCCGTGTGTCCCCAAAGCAAAAAGCACTG GTGACTCGACTGGTCAAAGAAGGTATTGGAAAAACTACATTAGCAATAGGTGATGGTGCAAATGATGTAGGCATGATTCAAGAAGCTGATATAGGAGTTGGTATAAGTGGGGTAGAGGGCATGCAG GCTGTGATGGCTAGTGACTTTTCTATATCCCAATTTCGGTTCCTTGAGAGACTACTCGTAGTCCATGGCCATTGGTGCTATAAGAGAATTGCCCAAATG ATCTGCTACTTCTTCTACAAGAATATTGCTTTTGGACTTACTATATTTTACTTTGAGGCATTTGCTGGATTTTCTGGTCAATCAGTTTATGATGATTGGTTTATGCTGCTCTTCAATGTTGTTCTTACCTCACTGCCTGTTATCTCACTTGGGGTATTTGAGCAGGATGTTTCATCTGAAATCTGCTTGCAG TTCCCGGCGTTATATCAGCAAGGACCGAGAAATCTTTTCTTCGATTGGTACCGGATTTTAGGATGGATGGCGAATGGCCTCTACTCATCGCTGGCCATATTCTTTCTCAACATCTGTATATTCTATGATCAGGCAATCCGTTCTGGAGGACAGACTGCTGACATGGCTGCAGTGGGAACTACTATGTTCACCTGCATCATCTGGGCTGTCAACATGCAGATTGCGCTGACAATGAGCCATTTCACCTGGATTCAACATCTCTTTGTCTGGGGCAGCGTAGGAACTTGGTACCTCTTCATAATCATCTATGGCTCGGCGTTGAGGTCCCGCGACAATTACCAGATTCTACTGGAGGTTCTTGGACCTGCTCCCTTGTACTGGGCAGCAACTCTTCTGGTGACTGCTGCTTGCAACATGCCCTACCTGATCCACATATCCTACCAGAGATTGTGCAATCCACTTGATCACCATGTGATCCAAGAGATCAAGTACCTGAAGAAGGACGTCGAAGACCAAACGATGTGGAAGAGGGAGCGGTCGAAGGCCCGGCAGCGGACAAAGATCGGTTTCACCGCGAGGGTCGATGCGAAGATCAAGCAGATCAGGGGGAAGTTGCACAAGAAGGCCCCATCCCTAACCATCCATACTGTATCGTAG
- the LOC127776989 gene encoding cytochrome P450 CYP94D108-like — translation MATGPAGILRRWRVPQIEGDVSFGEVQDLVVDRFFDPIEVSWKIKKWLNVGTERRLRKAIADVHAFAMDIVCAWRQSTSVQDRDDVLSRFVVSDKHSNEVLRDIILSFLIAGRETTSSGLSWFFWLLSSQPDVMARIVDEVRTVRKATGTCPGEPFGFDALREMHYLHAVLTEWMRLYPPASGGGKNPKGNVFGGY, via the exons ATGGCGACCGGTCCGGCAGGGATACTACGGCGATGGCGAGTGCCTCAAATCGAGGGGGATGTCTCCTTCGGCGAGGTGCAGGACCTCGTCGTCGACCGCTTCTTTGATCCCATTGAGGTCTCCTGGAAGATCAAGAAGTGGCTCAACGTCGGCACTGAGCGCCGCCTGAGGAAGGCCATTGCCGACGTCCACGCCTTCGCCATGGACATCGTCTGCGCCTGGCGCCAGAGCACGTCCGTGCAAGACAGAGACGACGTCCTGTCGAGGTTCGTGGTGAGTGACAAGCACAGCAACGAGGTCCTCCGCGACATCATCCTCAGCTTCCTCATCGCCGGTCGCGAGACGACGTCGTCGGGGCTGAGCTGGTTCTTCTGGCTCTTGTCGTCCCAGCCGGACGTCATGGCACGCATCGTCGACGAGGTCCGCACGGTGAGGAAGGCGACCGGCACGTGCCCCGGCGAGCCGTTCGGGTTCGACGCACTCCGGGAGATGCACTACCTCCATGCCGTGCTCACGGAGTGGATGCGGCTGTACCCGCCGGCGTCAGGC GGTGGTAAAAATCCCAAGGGTAATGTCTTTGGTGGGTACTAA
- the LOC127777525 gene encoding heterogeneous nuclear ribonucleoprotein 1-like has translation MAGYGEENQNGMNGYEEEEEEEEVEEVEEEVEEEEEEEEEEGADATAAAADAAEEVAEERRGGGGEVEGVGNGEEAGRTAGGGEGGDSSGKIFVGGVAWETTEESFTKHFEKYGAISDSVIMKDKHTKMPRGFGFVTFSDPSVIDKVLQDEHTIDGRTVEVKRTVPREEMSSKDGPKTRKIFVGGIPPSLTEDKLKEHFSSYGKVVEHQIMLDHGTGRSRGFGFVTFENEDAVERVMSEGRMHDLAGKQVEIKKAEPKKPGGGDSSSNGRHSHGSGGGHRSSYRGSGGGNSGSSSSGGYGGYGGGYRSAAAAYYGSTGYAGYGRGYGYGGNPAFGSGFGSGYGGSMYGGPYGAYGAYGGAYGGGGAYGAPGGYGAGGYGAYGGAGGMGGGGSTSGRGSSRYHPYGK, from the exons atGGCGGGGTACGGGGAGGAGAACCAGAACGGCATGAACGggtacgaggaggaggaggaggaagaggaggtggaggaggtcgaggaagaggtggaggaggaggaggaggaagaggaggaggagggggctgatgccaccgccgcggctgccgatgcggcggaggaggttgcagaggagaggcgaggcggaggtggagaagtGGAGGGCGTCGGCAATGGCGAGGAAGCGGGGAGGACTGCGGGTGGTGGAGAGGGCGGTGATTCGTCGGG GAAAATTTTTGTTGGAGGTGTAGCCTGGGAGACAACTGAAG aATCGTTCACCAAGCATTTTGAGAAATATGGAGCTATATCTGATTCTGTGATCATGAAAGACAAGCATACAAAGATGCCTCGTGGATTTGGTTTTGTTACATTTTCGGATCCATCTGTTATTGACAAGGTTCTGCAAGATGAACACACTATAGATGGAAGAACA GTTGAAGTTAAAAGGACTGTCCCGAGGGAGGAAATGTCGTCGAAAGATGGTCCTAAAACGAGAAAAATCTTTGTTGGTGGTATTCCACCATCTCTTACTGAAG ATAAATTGAAGGAGCATTTCTCTTCATATGGGAAGGTAGTTGAGCATCAGATAATGCTTGACCATGGCACTGGGCGGTCACGAGGCTTTGGCTTTGTCACATTTGAAAATGAGGACGCTGTTGAAAGGGTTATGTCAGAAGGGAGAATGCATGATCTTGCAGGGAAACAG GTTGAAATAAAGAAGGCTGAGCCTAAGAAACCTGGCGGGGGTGATTCTAGCTCTAATGGGAGACATAGTCACGGGAGTGGTGGTGGCCACCGTAGTTCTTACcgtggtagtggtggtggcaattctggaagcagcagcagcggtggcTATGGTGGATATGGTGGTGGCTATCGGTCAGCTGCTGCAGCTTATTACGGTAGCACAGGTTATGCTGGCTATGGCAGAGGTTATGGATATGGAGGTAACCCCGCATTTGGGTCAGGCTTTGGCTCTGGCTATGGTGGTTCAATGTATGGAGGTCCATATGGTGCCTATGGTGCATATGGTGGTGCCTATGGAGGTGGTGGTGCATATGGTGCACCGGGTGGCTACGGTGCAGGAGGATATGGTGCTTATGGCGGAGCTGGAGGTATGGGCGGTGGTGGGAGCACAAGTGGTAGAGGCTCGAGCAGATACCACCCGTACGGAAAATGA